In a genomic window of Flavobacterium lipolyticum:
- the rpsQ gene encoding 30S ribosomal protein S17: protein MEEKRNLRKERIGVVTSNKMDKSIVIAEVRKVKHPLYGKFVLKTKKYVAHDETNDCNIGDTVRISETRPLSKTKCWRLVEILERAK, encoded by the coding sequence ATGGAAGAAAAAAGAAATTTAAGAAAAGAAAGAATAGGTGTTGTTACTTCAAATAAAATGGATAAGTCTATTGTTATTGCTGAAGTAAGAAAAGTAAAACACCCATTATACGGTAAGTTCGTGTTGAAAACTAAGAAATATGTTGCACACGACGAAACAAACGACTGTAACATTGGAGATACTGTAAGAATTAGCGAAACGCGTCCTTTAAGTAAAACAAAATGTTGGAGATTAGTTGAAATCTTAGAAAGAGCTAAATAA
- the rplP gene encoding 50S ribosomal protein L16, which translates to MLQPKRTKYRKVQKGKMKGNSQRGHELSNGMFGIKSVHEDGMFLTSRQIEAARIAATRYMKREGQLWIKIFPDKPITKKPLEVRMGKGKGAVEYWAAVVKPGRIMFEVGGVPLSVAKEALRLAAQKLPVKTKFVVARDFEA; encoded by the coding sequence AAGGTACAAAAAGGTAAGATGAAAGGTAACTCTCAAAGAGGGCATGAACTTTCTAATGGAATGTTTGGTATTAAATCTGTACATGAAGATGGAATGTTCTTGACTTCTCGTCAAATCGAAGCTGCACGTATCGCTGCAACTCGTTACATGAAGAGAGAAGGACAATTATGGATTAAAATATTTCCAGACAAGCCTATTACTAAGAAACCTCTTGAAGTACGTATGGGTAAAGGTAAAGGAGCAGTTGAGTATTGGGCTGCTGTTGTTAAACCAGGAAGAATTATGTTTGAAGTTGGAGGAGTTCCATTGTCAGTTGCAAAAGAGGCTTTACGTCTTGCAGCGCAAAAACTTCCAGTAAAAACTAAATTCGTCGTTGCTAGAGATTTCGAAGCATAA
- the rplE gene encoding 50S ribosomal protein L5, with product MAYTPRLKEEYKSRVISALKEEFGYTNVMQVPKLEKIVLSRGVGAAVSDKKLIDYAVDELTKITGQKAVSTISKKDVASFKLRKGMPIGAKVTLRGERMYEFLDRLITSALPRVRDFSGIKATGFDGRGNYNLGVLEQIIFPEIDIDKVNKISGMDITFVTTAKTDKEAKSLLAELGLPFKKN from the coding sequence ATGGCATATACACCTAGACTAAAAGAAGAATATAAGAGTAGAGTAATCTCTGCTCTTAAAGAAGAATTCGGATATACAAACGTAATGCAAGTTCCTAAACTTGAAAAAATCGTTTTGAGCCGTGGAGTTGGTGCAGCTGTATCTGATAAAAAACTTATTGACTATGCGGTTGATGAGTTAACAAAGATCACTGGACAAAAAGCAGTATCTACAATTTCAAAGAAAGACGTTGCGTCATTCAAATTGAGAAAAGGGATGCCTATTGGAGCAAAAGTTACTTTACGTGGAGAGAGAATGTATGAGTTTTTAGATAGACTTATTACTTCTGCTTTACCACGCGTTAGAGATTTTAGTGGTATCAAAGCTACTGGTTTCGACGGAAGAGGTAATTACAACCTTGGAGTTTTAGAGCAAATCATTTTCCCGGAAATTGATATTGACAAAGTAAACAAAATTTCAGGAATGGATATTACTTTTGTTACTACTGCAAAAACAGACAAAGAAGCAAAGTCGTTATTGGCTGAATTAGGTTTACCTTTTAAAAAGAATTAA
- the rplR gene encoding 50S ribosomal protein L18, producing MSLTKSDRRQRIRFRIRKSISGTAANPRLSVFRSNKEIYAQLIDDVNGVTLLAASSREKEIGKGTNVEVAAAVGKLVAEKALKAGIDTITFDRGGYLYHGRIKSLAEGARAAGLKF from the coding sequence ATGTCATTAACAAAATCTGATAGAAGACAGAGAATTAGATTCAGAATTAGAAAATCGATTAGTGGTACTGCTGCTAACCCAAGACTATCTGTATTTAGAAGTAACAAAGAAATTTACGCTCAACTTATTGATGATGTAAATGGAGTTACTTTATTAGCTGCATCTTCAAGAGAAAAAGAAATAGGAAAAGGTACTAACGTTGAAGTAGCTGCTGCTGTTGGAAAACTAGTTGCAGAGAAAGCGTTAAAAGCCGGGATCGATACCATCACTTTTGACAGAGGTGGATATTTATACCACGGTCGTATTAAATCATTAGCAGAAGGCGCAAGAGCGGCTGGACTTAAATTCTAA
- the rplN gene encoding 50S ribosomal protein L14, protein MVQQESRLKVADNTGAKEVLTIRVLGGTKRRYASVGDKIVVSIKDATPNGNVKKGAVSTAVVVRTKKEVRRADGSYIRFDDNACVLLNAAGEMRGTRVFGPVARELREKQFMKIVSLAPEVL, encoded by the coding sequence ATGGTACAACAGGAATCAAGACTAAAAGTAGCAGATAACACGGGAGCAAAAGAAGTTTTAACTATCCGTGTTTTAGGAGGTACCAAAAGAAGGTATGCCTCTGTTGGTGACAAGATTGTAGTATCTATTAAAGATGCAACTCCAAACGGTAACGTGAAAAAAGGAGCTGTTTCAACTGCAGTTGTTGTACGTACCAAAAAAGAAGTGAGAAGAGCTGATGGTTCTTATATCCGTTTCGATGATAATGCATGTGTTCTTTTGAACGCTGCAGGGGAAATGAGAGGAACACGTGTTTTTGGTCCGGTAGCAAGAGAACTTCGTGAAAAACAATTCATGAAAATTGTATCATTAGCACCAGAAGTGCTTTAA
- the rpsN gene encoding 30S ribosomal protein S14 codes for MAKESMKAREVKREKTVAKYAEKRKALLEAGDYEGLQRLPKNASPVRLHNRCKLTGRPRGYIRQFGISRVTFREMANNGLIPGVKKASW; via the coding sequence ATGGCTAAAGAATCAATGAAAGCCCGTGAGGTGAAAAGAGAGAAAACGGTAGCTAAGTACGCTGAAAAAAGAAAAGCTTTATTAGAAGCTGGAGATTATGAAGGCTTACAAAGATTACCTAAAAATGCTTCACCAGTTCGTTTACACAACCGTTGTAAATTAACAGGTAGACCAAGAGGTTATATTCGTCAATTTGGTATTTCACGTGTAACTTTCCGTGAGATGGCAAATAATGGATTAATCCCTGGAGTAAAAAAGGCTTCTTGGTAA
- the rplF gene encoding 50S ribosomal protein L6 — MSRIGKSPIVIPADVTVEVKDGIITVKGKKGQLTQEFSDVTVTVEGDQVQVERSSDHKDQRAKHGLYRSLISNMIVGVSEGFTKELELVGVGYRASNQGQKLDLALGYSHNIVLEIAPEVALETISEKGKNPIVKLTSFDKQLLGQVAAKIRGFRKPEPYKGKGVKFVGEVLRRKAGKSA, encoded by the coding sequence ATGTCAAGAATAGGTAAAAGCCCAATTGTAATCCCTGCTGACGTAACTGTAGAAGTTAAAGACGGTATCATTACAGTAAAAGGAAAAAAAGGTCAACTAACTCAGGAGTTTTCGGACGTAACTGTAACAGTTGAAGGCGATCAAGTACAAGTTGAAAGATCGTCTGATCATAAAGACCAAAGAGCAAAACACGGATTGTACAGATCTTTAATCAGTAATATGATTGTTGGTGTATCTGAAGGTTTTACAAAAGAACTTGAATTAGTTGGAGTTGGTTATAGAGCTTCAAACCAAGGTCAAAAGTTAGATTTAGCTCTTGGATATTCTCACAATATTGTTTTAGAAATTGCTCCAGAAGTAGCTTTAGAAACAATATCTGAAAAAGGAAAAAACCCTATCGTAAAATTAACATCATTTGATAAACAACTTTTAGGTCAGGTTGCTGCGAAAATCAGAGGTTTCCGTAAGCCTGAACCATACAAAGGAAAAGGTGTTAAATTTGTGGGTGAAGTATTAAGAAGAAAAGCAGGTAAATCAGCTTAA
- the rpsH gene encoding 30S ribosomal protein S8, which produces MYTDPIADYLTRVRNAVAANHKVVEIPASNLKKEITKILFDQGYILSYKFEDNSVQGSIKIALKYDKDTKEPVIKDIQRISKPGLRKYAGAAKLPRILNGLGIAIVSTSKGLMTGKQAKQLNVGGEVICYVY; this is translated from the coding sequence ATGTATACAGATCCTATTGCAGATTATTTGACTAGAGTTCGTAACGCTGTGGCTGCAAACCACAAAGTTGTTGAAATTCCAGCTTCTAATCTAAAAAAAGAAATAACTAAGATCTTATTTGATCAAGGTTATATCTTGAGTTACAAATTTGAAGACAACTCTGTTCAGGGTTCAATCAAGATCGCTTTGAAGTATGATAAAGATACTAAAGAGCCTGTAATTAAAGATATCCAAAGAATTAGTAAACCTGGTTTACGTAAATACGCAGGTGCTGCCAAATTACCAAGAATCCTTAACGGATTAGGAATTGCTATTGTTTCAACTTCAAAAGGTCTTATGACTGGAAAACAAGCGAAACAATTAAATGTAGGTGGTGAAGTAATTTGTTACGTATACTAA
- the rpmC gene encoding 50S ribosomal protein L29, which translates to MKQSEIKDLSAAELQEKLSQTKKIYADLKMAHAISPIENPLQIRSVRRTVARLATELTKRELQ; encoded by the coding sequence ATGAAACAATCAGAAATAAAAGATCTTTCTGCAGCGGAGTTGCAAGAAAAACTTAGTCAAACTAAGAAAATATATGCTGACCTAAAAATGGCTCACGCTATTTCTCCAATTGAAAACCCACTTCAAATTAGAAGTGTAAGAAGAACAGTTGCAAGATTGGCTACAGAGTTAACTAAAAGAGAGTTACAATAA
- the rplX gene encoding 50S ribosomal protein L24 gives MIKLKIKSGDIVRVIAGDHKGAEGKVLRVYREKNKAIVEGVNMVSKHTKPSAKNPQGGIVKKEASIQISNISLIDPKTKETTRVGIRVEGDKKVRFSKKSNQVL, from the coding sequence ATGATAAAGCTAAAAATTAAATCAGGAGATATCGTAAGAGTTATTGCTGGAGACCATAAAGGTGCTGAAGGTAAAGTATTACGTGTTTACCGTGAGAAAAATAAAGCGATAGTTGAAGGTGTAAACATGGTTTCAAAACATACAAAACCAAGTGCTAAAAACCCTCAAGGTGGTATCGTTAAGAAAGAAGCTTCTATACAAATATCTAACATTTCACTAATTGATCCTAAAACTAAGGAAACAACTAGAGTTGGTATTAGAGTAGAAGGAGATAAGAAAGTAAGATTTTCAAAAAAATCTAATCAAGTACTATAG